In the genome of Micromonospora sp. Llam0, the window CGTTGGTGAAGGTGAAGCCGGCACCGAAGACCCCGTCCGGCGAGTCGGTGCGCAGCTCGACGTACGTCGCCGAGTAGTCGCCCCGGTTGATCGCGTCCGAGCCGTCGCCGGCCGCAGCGGTCGGGAACCGTACGTCGTGCACGTCGACGCCGGTGATGGTGACGCTCATGGCAGCTTCTCCCCGATCTTGAAGACCCGCTTGGGCAGCCGGTACGCCAGGTCGACGATGGTCTCGGCGGCCTCGTCGAGGCCGAGCCGGTGCTCGGCGACGAGCCGGGCGAGGAAGCCGGCGTCGATCCGGCGGGCCACGTCGTGGCGCGCCGGGATGGAGCAGAACGCCCGGGTGTCGTCGACGAAGCCGGCGGTGTTGTAGAAGCCGGCGGTCTCGGTGACCGCTTCCCGGAACCGGCGCAGCACCTCCGGGGAGTCCAGGAACCACCAGGGCGCGCCGAGGTAGAGGGCGGCGTACCCGCCGGCGAGCGGGGCCAGCTCCCGAGTGAAGGTGTACTCATCGAGGGTGTAGACGACGATCCGCAGCCGGGGGTCGTTGCCGTACGCGTCAAGCAGCGCGGTCAGCGCGTGCAGGTACTCGGTGGCCTGCGGGATGTCGCCGCCGACGTCGCGGCCGTGGGTGGCGTACAGCCACTTGTTGTGGTTGCGCACCGAGCCGGGGTGCAGCTGCATCACCATCCCGTCCTCGATGGACATTCGGGCGAACTCGACCAGCATGTGGGCCCGGAACGCCTCGGCGTCGGCGGCGGTCGCCGCGCCGCGCAGCCCCCGGTCGTACAGCTCGGCGGCCTCCCGCCGGTCCAGCCGCAGGGTCAACGCGGTCGGGTGACCGTGGTCGGAGCTGGTCGCGCCGGCGGCGATGAACGCCTGCCGGCGGGCCCGCAGCGCGTCGAGGTAACCGGCGTACGTGCCGGTGTCGGCACCGGTGACCGCGCCGAGCGCGGCGACGTTGTCGGACCAGCCGTCGAACTCGAAGTCCACGACGTTGTCCGGCCGGAACGTGGTGATCACCCGCCCGCCGGGCCCGCCCCAGCCGTCGGCGGTGAGCTTGGCGTGCCGGGCCAGGTCGTCCAGCGGCGACTCGGTGGTGGCCAGCACCTCGATGTTGAACCGTTCGAACAGGGCCCGGGGCCGGTACGCCGGTTCGGCCAGCTTCGCCGCGATCGCGTCGTAGACGCCGTCGGCGGTGTCCGGGCCGAGGACGGCGTCCACCTCGAACACCTCGGCGAAGGTCTTCTCCAGCCACAGCCGCGACGGGGTGCCCCGGAACAGGTGCCAGTTGGCGGCCAGCTTGCGCCAGATGGCCCGCCCGTCGGTCTCGGTGGCGTAGTCGCCGTCACCGGCCGGCGGCCGGGCCCGGACCCCGGGTCGGGTCGGTACGCCGAGCTCGCCGGGTGGGATGCCCTGGCTGAGCAGCATCCGGGTCACGTAGTGGTCCGGCACGACGAGCAGCCGCGCCGGGTCCGGGAACGGCTCGTCGTCGGCCAGCAGCGCCGGGTCGACGTGGCCGTGCGGCGAGATGACCGGCAGGTCCCGGGCGTGCGCGTACAGCTCGCGGGCGATGGCGCGCTGGGTGGGTTCGGCCGGGAACAGCTGGTCCGGCCGGTCGGGTTGAGAGGACATGGAAGCAGGCTCCTCGCGGGTACGGGGGTCGGGTGGTTGCCGGTCAGTCGACGGTGAGCAGGTCGGCGACCCGGACCGGCTGGCCGGTCTCGAAGGACCGGTTGGCGGCCAGCCCGGTGAGCAGCGCGAGCGCACCGTCTCGGGCGGTGGCGGCCCGGCCCATCGGGTCGGTCTCGCCGCCGAACAGCGCCGCGGTCATCTTGGCGTCCGCGCCGCCGTGCCCGGACCGGGTGTAGCCGGCGACGGGCACCTGCCGGGGCTGCTCCCAGAACGGCCGTACGGTCAGCTTGGCCCAGCCCTCCTCGACCGCGGCCTGGACGCCGTGCAGCGCGGCGCCCTTGAGTTCGCCGGCGGCGTACGGACTGACGAAGTCGCTCTCCACCACCTCCAGCTCGAGCCGACCCCTGCTGCCATTGAACATCACCCGGTAGCCCTCCCAGGGGGCGTACGCGGTGAGGTGGTACGTCATCGTGGCCCCGGTGGAGTAGCTGGCCAGCACCGACATGTCGTCCTCGATGGTCACGCCGGGGGCGAAGACGTTCTGGTCGCGGTGGTAGCCGTCCTCGGCCTCGGCCTCCAGGTAGAGCGCGCGCAGCCGGGGGTGGGCGGCCAGCTGCAGGGCGAACGGATCACCGGCGGCGACTTCGCCGTGTGCCCGGTCGTAGTCGCGGGCGTAGCCGTGGCGGCGGCCGGGCTCGCCGTAGAAGAACAGCCGGCCGGCCGCGTAGACCTGCACCGGGACCGCGTTCAGCCACCAGTTGACCAGGTCGAAGTGGTGGCTGGCCTTGTGCACCATCAGCCCGCCGGAGTTGGCCTTGTCGCGGTGCCAGCGGCGGAAGTAGTCGGCGCCGTGGCGCACGTCGAGCAGCCACTCGAAGTGCACCGAGCCGATCTCGCCGATCTGACCGTCGGCGAGCACCTGGCGGACCCGTTCGTGCAGCGGGTTGTACCGGTAGTTGAAGGCGACCCGTACGGTGCGCCCGGTCTGCGCCACCGCGTCGAGGATCCGCTGACAGCGCGGCACGTCGACGGTCATCGGCTTCTCGGTGATCACATCGCAGCCGGCGTGCAGGGCGGCGACGATGTACTCATCGTGCACCCGGTCGACGGTGGTGACCAGGACGACGTCCACCCGTTCCTTGCTCAGCATGGTGACGAAGTCGCTGGCCGGGTAGGTGGGCACGGCGTCGCGGCCGAGCTCCTCGAGCCAGGCGTTGTGCGCGTCCATCCGGGCCTGGTTGCTGTCGGCGAAGGCGACGAGTTCGGCGCTGTCCCGGTAGTCGAGGACCAGGGACCGGACGAACATCTCGGCGCGGGCGCCGGTGCCGACGAGCGCGTAGCGCAGCCGCCGATCGGGTTCTGGGGACATCCTGCTCCGCCTCCGGGTTGGCTGCAAAGGTTTGCAGGAGAAGTTGCCACGAGACGGACACCTTCGTCAATGCCCGGAAAGCAACTCGCCGGATTTGCGGGCATGGGCGAGGTTTCGAGCACCGGGAAGGACCCCGGACGCAACAGATCCGCAATCGAAGACCGTTGACACCTGAGCAACCGTTTGCATTAATTGGCGAACCAACGTGACCCCAGCCACACTGGTCGCCGCCCACGCCGGACGGCGACCACATCGATGAAGGACGACGCGTGCCAGCCACCATTCGAGACGTCGCACGGGCCAGCGGAGTGCACATCTCCACCGTGTCCCGTACGTTCTCGGCACCGCACCTGGTCAACCCGGAGACCCGCAGCCGGGTGCTGGCCTGCGCGGAGCATCTCGGCTACCGCCCCAACCGGGCGGCCCGCGCGCTGATCACCGGCCGGACCCACAACATCGGCCTGATCGTCGCCGACATCGCCAACCCGTTCTTCCCGCCGCTGATCAAGGCGGCGGAGAGCCAGGCCCGGCACCGCGACTACCACATCTTCGTCACCGACACAAACGAGGACCCGGCGGTCGAGGAGGAGCTGGTCCACGCCCTCGCCAAGCAGGTCGACGGGGTGCTGCTGTGCAGCCCCCGGATGAGCAACAGCCTGATCGAGCAGCTCAGCCGGGACGTACCGCTGGTGGTGATCAACCGGCAGGTGACCGGCCTGCCGAACGTGGTGATCGACGTCGGTCAGGGTGCCCGGCTCGCCGTCGAGCACCTGATCGGCCTCGGCCACCGGCAGATCGCGCTGCTCGGCGGGCCGCGCGGGTCGTGGACCAACCGGGAGATCCGGCGCACCGCCACCTCGGCGGCCCGCTCGGCGGACGTCGCGTTGACCGTTATCGGCCCCAACCCGCCCACCGAGGGCGGCGGCATCGCCG includes:
- a CDS encoding LacI family DNA-binding transcriptional regulator, which gives rise to MPATIRDVARASGVHISTVSRTFSAPHLVNPETRSRVLACAEHLGYRPNRAARALITGRTHNIGLIVADIANPFFPPLIKAAESQARHRDYHIFVTDTNEDPAVEEELVHALAKQVDGVLLCSPRMSNSLIEQLSRDVPLVVINRQVTGLPNVVIDVGQGARLAVEHLIGLGHRQIALLGGPRGSWTNREIRRTATSAARSADVALTVIGPNPPTEGGGIAAAEQVRRAEVTAVLAYNDLMAIGLIEGLDAHGVAVPRDISVVGIDDIALSRLTRPKLTTVATPNAAAGRAAVDMLLQHGDDRRTTAQVTLQTELVIRDSTGPGPHRHADPGDAATAAPADVAS
- the uxaC gene encoding glucuronate isomerase, translating into MSSQPDRPDQLFPAEPTQRAIARELYAHARDLPVISPHGHVDPALLADDEPFPDPARLLVVPDHYVTRMLLSQGIPPGELGVPTRPGVRARPPAGDGDYATETDGRAIWRKLAANWHLFRGTPSRLWLEKTFAEVFEVDAVLGPDTADGVYDAIAAKLAEPAYRPRALFERFNIEVLATTESPLDDLARHAKLTADGWGGPGGRVITTFRPDNVVDFEFDGWSDNVAALGAVTGADTGTYAGYLDALRARRQAFIAAGATSSDHGHPTALTLRLDRREAAELYDRGLRGAATAADAEAFRAHMLVEFARMSIEDGMVMQLHPGSVRNHNKWLYATHGRDVGGDIPQATEYLHALTALLDAYGNDPRLRIVVYTLDEYTFTRELAPLAGGYAALYLGAPWWFLDSPEVLRRFREAVTETAGFYNTAGFVDDTRAFCSIPARHDVARRIDAGFLARLVAEHRLGLDEAAETIVDLAYRLPKRVFKIGEKLP
- a CDS encoding Gfo/Idh/MocA family protein, whose amino-acid sequence is MSPEPDRRLRYALVGTGARAEMFVRSLVLDYRDSAELVAFADSNQARMDAHNAWLEELGRDAVPTYPASDFVTMLSKERVDVVLVTTVDRVHDEYIVAALHAGCDVITEKPMTVDVPRCQRILDAVAQTGRTVRVAFNYRYNPLHERVRQVLADGQIGEIGSVHFEWLLDVRHGADYFRRWHRDKANSGGLMVHKASHHFDLVNWWLNAVPVQVYAAGRLFFYGEPGRRHGYARDYDRAHGEVAAGDPFALQLAAHPRLRALYLEAEAEDGYHRDQNVFAPGVTIEDDMSVLASYSTGATMTYHLTAYAPWEGYRVMFNGSRGRLELEVVESDFVSPYAAGELKGAALHGVQAAVEEGWAKLTVRPFWEQPRQVPVAGYTRSGHGGADAKMTAALFGGETDPMGRAATARDGALALLTGLAANRSFETGQPVRVADLLTVD